A single Candidatus Liberibacter asiaticus DNA region contains:
- a CDS encoding cysteine desulfurase family protein has translation MFKRVYLDWNATAPLLEVVRQSFVKSLDFYGNPSSVHKEGQKTRLYIEESRRIIADFCGAKPDHVVFTSSATEAANWVLTPHFYQGSHKISIDSLYISAIEHPAVYAGGHFPSHKIHKIPVLSKGIVDIQALTDFLEQRNSTCGIPMIAVMFVNNETGVIQPIKEIAQIVKEYQGILVVDAVQAAGRIPLSIEEIKADFLIISSHKLGAPVGAGALVFREDILLPSPLLRGGDQEKGQRAGTENYAVIGGFAVAAQQMVKDIQKRSSRVFAIRDYLEQELKKLIPNIIIYGKDAERISNTCCFSIPFLKAEVLQIALDLEGIAVSAGSACSSGKIKKNHVLAAMGFDTSQGAVRVSCGDSTTQEDIDIFLNALQKIIRTSTVR, from the coding sequence TTGTTTAAGAGAGTTTATCTTGATTGGAATGCTACAGCACCTCTTCTTGAGGTCGTGCGGCAGTCTTTTGTCAAATCCTTAGATTTTTATGGTAATCCTTCGTCTGTTCATAAAGAAGGTCAGAAGACTCGCCTTTATATTGAAGAATCACGTCGTATCATCGCAGATTTTTGCGGGGCAAAACCTGATCATGTTGTTTTTACAAGTAGTGCAACAGAAGCAGCAAATTGGGTATTAACACCTCATTTTTATCAGGGTTCTCATAAAATATCCATAGATTCTCTTTATATTTCAGCAATAGAACATCCTGCTGTTTATGCAGGAGGACATTTTCCGTCGCATAAAATTCACAAGATACCAGTTTTATCTAAAGGCATCGTTGATATTCAGGCATTGACTGACTTTTTAGAGCAAAGGAACTCTACATGCGGTATTCCTATGATTGCTGTTATGTTTGTTAATAATGAAACAGGCGTGATTCAGCCAATTAAAGAGATTGCGCAAATAGTAAAAGAGTATCAAGGAATTTTAGTTGTTGATGCGGTACAAGCAGCAGGGCGCATTCCTCTGTCTATAGAAGAAATAAAAGCGGATTTTCTTATTATTTCATCGCATAAGTTAGGGGCTCCTGTAGGAGCTGGAGCGCTTGTTTTCCGAGAAGATATTTTATTGCCGTCACCCCTTTTGCGAGGAGGAGATCAAGAAAAAGGTCAGCGTGCAGGAACAGAAAATTATGCTGTTATTGGTGGATTTGCTGTTGCAGCACAGCAAATGGTCAAAGATATCCAAAAACGTTCTTCCCGCGTTTTTGCTATACGTGATTATTTAGAACAAGAATTAAAAAAATTAATTCCCAATATCATAATCTATGGAAAAGATGCAGAGCGTATCTCTAATACATGTTGTTTTAGCATTCCTTTTTTAAAGGCAGAAGTGTTGCAAATTGCTCTTGATCTTGAAGGGATCGCGGTTTCGGCAGGATCCGCATGCTCTTCTGGCAAGATCAAAAAAAATCATGTATTAGCTGCCATGGGATTTGATACATCACAAGGTGCTGTGCGTGTTTCTTGCGGTGATTCCACTACTCAAGAAGATATTGATATCTTTTTAAACGCACTACAAAAAATAATACGCACTTCTACAGTTAGGTAG
- a CDS encoding alpha/beta hydrolase — MPEVVFNGPSGRLEGRYQPSTNPNAPIALILHPHPRFGGTMNDNIVYQLFYLFQQRGFVSLRFNFRGIGRSEGEFDYGDGELSDAAAALDWVQSLNPESKSCWIAGYSFGAWISMQLLMRRPEINGFISVAPQPKSYDFSFLAPCPSSGLIINGSNDTVATTSDVKDLVNKLMNQKGISITHKVIPDANHFFIGKVDELINECAHYLDNSLDEKFTLLKSIKHLR, encoded by the coding sequence ATGCCCGAAGTAGTTTTTAATGGCCCCTCAGGTCGCTTAGAAGGACGTTATCAGCCTTCTACAAATCCAAACGCTCCTATTGCATTAATACTGCATCCTCATCCACGATTTGGTGGAACGATGAATGATAATATCGTTTATCAGTTGTTCTACCTTTTTCAACAAAGAGGATTTGTCTCATTGAGATTTAATTTTCGGGGAATTGGAAGAAGTGAAGGAGAATTTGATTATGGTGATGGAGAGTTATCCGATGCTGCAGCAGCTCTAGATTGGGTTCAGTCTCTCAATCCTGAAAGCAAGAGTTGTTGGATTGCCGGTTACTCTTTCGGAGCATGGATTTCCATGCAACTTTTGATGCGGCGTCCTGAAATCAATGGTTTTATATCTGTTGCTCCTCAGCCTAAAAGTTATGATTTTTCCTTTTTGGCACCATGCCCTTCTTCTGGTTTGATCATCAATGGCAGCAATGATACGGTGGCGACTACCTCTGATGTCAAAGACTTGGTCAATAAACTTATGAATCAAAAAGGCATTTCTATAACTCACAAAGTTATTCCTGATGCAAATCACTTTTTTATTGGTAAAGTAGATGAACTGATCAATGAATGTGCCCATTATCTCGACAACTCTTTAGATGAAAAATTCACTCTACTAAAGTCTATCAAACATTTGCGTTAA
- the glyS gene encoding glycine--tRNA ligase subunit beta, with protein sequence MPDFLLEIYSEEIPARMQHKAAEDLSIILIGLLKEEGVIYQNMRQYWTPHRLFLYLKGLSPHSPEKIEERLGPRVGAGKKAIDGFLRSTGLQTISDCQIKKDPKKGDVYLAVLRKPKRLIEDVLKTIVPVAIQKVPWPKSMRWSTTHSPISAFSWIRPLKSILCILVAEDAKEKIIDLDLKEIPCGNITYGHRFHAPHPIKVQSLDHYIRDLEEAMVLLDPECRRNAILNDAHRLASAVGLELVEDKDLLEEIIGLVEWVQVFMGSFDKKYLCLPEELIRLTIKTNQKCFVTRTREGVLANCFILVSNIQASDGGAAIVQGNSRVVAARLEDALHFWKRDQNNLPNLSSLKESALKFNLDLSKPLDQRMARLDMLDVVFHAKIGTQGERVSRIRVLGKKIAQLIDADVALVDRAIVLSKADLCTEIVREFPELQGKIGKEYAVLQNENISCCDAIEEHLKPRGPLENVPTNKISITVSLADKLDTLINFWAINEKPSGSKDPYALRRATLGIIRIILENKIDIPLSQFIEDQNLILFFHDRLKLYLHDRDIRHDLIEAILRPENDNLLTIVDLIKHLNEFFSSAKGEKFLLSAKRIFQILAIEEKKNREISLEISPQYLLLEAEKRLYAVISDFGTHIQESMDHKRYHQIGDLLHSICEPIEIFFDQVLVNVDDREVRDNRLSLLQYIKNIILIVINVQKIV encoded by the coding sequence ATGCCTGATTTTTTGCTTGAAATTTATTCCGAAGAGATTCCTGCTCGTATGCAGCATAAAGCTGCGGAGGACTTGAGCATAATCCTCATTGGTTTATTGAAAGAAGAGGGCGTAATATATCAGAATATGCGTCAATATTGGACACCGCATCGTTTATTCTTGTACCTTAAAGGCTTATCTCCTCATTCTCCAGAAAAGATTGAAGAAAGATTAGGGCCAAGAGTTGGGGCAGGGAAAAAAGCAATTGATGGTTTTTTGCGTTCTACAGGACTACAGACGATTTCTGATTGTCAAATTAAAAAAGATCCTAAAAAAGGAGATGTTTATTTAGCAGTCTTACGAAAGCCAAAACGTTTAATAGAAGACGTTCTTAAAACAATAGTTCCTGTGGCTATTCAAAAAGTTCCTTGGCCTAAATCAATGCGTTGGAGTACTACGCATTCTCCTATCAGTGCTTTTTCGTGGATTAGGCCATTAAAATCAATTTTGTGTATCCTCGTTGCTGAAGATGCAAAAGAGAAGATAATTGACCTCGATCTAAAGGAAATACCTTGTGGAAATATTACTTATGGCCATCGTTTCCATGCACCACATCCTATTAAAGTTCAATCTCTTGATCACTATATCCGCGATTTAGAAGAAGCAATGGTATTACTCGATCCTGAATGTCGTCGTAATGCCATTCTTAATGATGCACATCGCTTAGCTTCTGCTGTTGGGTTAGAATTAGTAGAAGATAAAGATCTTTTAGAAGAAATTATAGGTCTTGTCGAATGGGTACAAGTTTTTATGGGATCTTTCGATAAAAAATATCTCTGTCTTCCAGAAGAGTTAATTCGTTTGACGATTAAAACAAATCAAAAGTGTTTCGTTACACGCACTCGTGAAGGTGTGCTTGCTAACTGTTTTATCCTTGTTTCTAATATTCAAGCCTCTGATGGTGGTGCCGCAATTGTACAGGGCAATAGTAGGGTTGTTGCCGCTCGCTTAGAAGACGCTTTGCATTTCTGGAAACGTGATCAAAATAATCTTCCTAATCTATCGTCTTTAAAAGAATCTGCACTCAAATTCAATCTTGATTTATCTAAGCCGCTGGATCAACGTATGGCAAGGCTTGATATGTTGGACGTGGTATTTCATGCTAAAATAGGGACGCAGGGGGAAAGAGTATCACGTATCAGAGTATTAGGGAAAAAGATAGCGCAGTTGATAGATGCAGATGTTGCTTTAGTGGATCGTGCAATAGTACTCTCAAAGGCTGATTTATGTACTGAGATTGTCAGAGAATTTCCAGAGTTACAAGGAAAAATAGGCAAAGAATATGCTGTTTTGCAAAACGAAAATATCAGTTGTTGTGATGCGATTGAAGAGCATTTAAAGCCGCGTGGTCCTTTAGAAAATGTGCCAACTAATAAAATATCGATCACTGTATCATTAGCTGATAAACTTGATACTCTCATTAATTTTTGGGCAATCAATGAAAAGCCTAGTGGTTCAAAAGACCCTTATGCATTGCGCCGAGCGACACTTGGTATTATCCGTATTATATTAGAAAATAAAATTGATATTCCTTTATCACAATTTATAGAAGATCAGAATCTGATTCTTTTTTTTCATGATCGTTTAAAATTATACTTGCATGACAGGGATATACGACATGATCTCATTGAAGCTATATTACGACCTGAAAATGATAATCTTCTCACTATCGTTGATCTGATTAAGCATTTAAATGAGTTTTTTAGTAGTGCAAAAGGGGAAAAATTTCTCCTTTCTGCTAAGCGTATTTTTCAAATTTTGGCTATAGAAGAGAAAAAGAACAGGGAGATATCCCTAGAGATTAGTCCTCAGTATCTTTTATTAGAAGCCGAAAAAAGGTTATATGCTGTAATATCTGATTTTGGTACCCATATACAGGAGAGTATGGATCATAAAAGGTATCATCAGATTGGAGATCTCCTGCATTCTATATGTGAACCTATTGAAATATTTTTTGATCAAGTGCTTGTGAATGTAGATGATCGAGAGGTGAGAGATAATCGTCTTTCTTTGCTGCAATATATAAAAAACATCATCTTGATAGTTATTAATGTTCAGAAAATTGTTTAA
- the murB gene encoding UDP-N-acetylmuramate dehydrogenase — MGGFPYWRTRTGYSTKRVHDVIYGRISRLLRERGKQLRGKFQENFPLKQITWFRTGGNAEVMFQPQDIHDLKYFLTLLPSDIPITIVGLGSNILVRDAGIRGVVLRLSNAGFSNIEVRNHCEMIVGARCSGKSLANSALRHGIGGFHFFYGIPGSIGGAAYMNAGANNCETSQYVVEVHGIDRKGNQHVIPREQLKYQYRSSEITKDLIITHVVLRGFPESQNIISAAIANVCHHRETVQPIKEKTGGSTFKNPTGHSAWQLIEKSGCRGLEFGGAKISELHCNFMINADNATGYDLEYLGEQVRKKVFNQSGILLEWEIKRLGDFFDHQIVDATKIF; from the coding sequence ATGGGCGGCTTCCCTTATTGGAGAACTAGAACTGGTTACTCCACAAAACGTGTGCATGATGTGATATATGGAAGAATTTCTCGTCTTTTGAGGGAACGAGGTAAACAACTCAGAGGCAAATTTCAAGAGAATTTTCCTCTGAAGCAAATAACATGGTTTCGCACTGGTGGTAATGCAGAAGTCATGTTTCAACCTCAAGATATTCACGATTTAAAATATTTCTTAACACTTTTGCCAAGTGATATTCCTATCACGATTGTAGGACTGGGTTCAAATATTTTGGTACGTGATGCTGGGATTAGAGGTGTTGTTTTACGATTATCAAATGCTGGTTTTAGTAATATAGAAGTAAGAAATCATTGTGAAATGATTGTAGGTGCTCGTTGTTCAGGAAAGTCTCTTGCTAATAGCGCTTTACGTCATGGTATTGGGGGTTTTCATTTTTTTTATGGTATTCCGGGATCAATTGGAGGTGCAGCATATATGAATGCTGGTGCCAATAATTGTGAAACTTCTCAATATGTTGTAGAAGTCCATGGTATAGATCGTAAGGGAAATCAACATGTTATTCCGCGAGAGCAATTAAAATATCAATATCGTTCTTCAGAGATTACGAAGGATTTGATCATTACGCATGTTGTTCTGCGGGGATTTCCAGAATCTCAAAATATTATTAGTGCTGCTATTGCTAATGTTTGTCATCATCGGGAAACAGTACAGCCAATCAAGGAAAAAACGGGAGGTTCCACTTTTAAAAATCCTACGGGACATTCTGCATGGCAGTTAATAGAAAAATCCGGTTGTCGTGGATTAGAATTTGGAGGAGCTAAAATATCAGAATTGCACTGTAATTTTATGATTAACGCTGACAATGCTACTGGATATGATCTTGAATATCTTGGAGAACAAGTGCGCAAAAAAGTTTTCAATCAATCAGGTATTCTTCTAGAATGGGAAATAAAGCGTCTCGGAGATTTTTTCGATCATCAGATTGTGGATGCTACAAAAATATTTTAG
- the murC gene encoding UDP-N-acetylmuramate--L-alanine ligase → MLNPQGMGPIHFVGIGGIGMSGIAEVLHNTGHQVQGSDVILGPNVQRLHKQGIKVSIGHKVENIDNAEILVLSTAIDKDNVECIAARERNIPIIFRSEMLAGLMRCRKSISVSGTHGKTTTTSLIAALLEQGKFDPTVINGGIINSYGTNARIGTSEWIVVEADESDGTFIRLPSDIVVVTNIDPEHLDYYGDFNAIRAAFYKFIDNIPFYGFAVVCMDHPEVRSLIARIQNRKIITYGRHPQADIRYSNIRKYSGRSIFDVSVQGNVTKDLTVIKDLSLPLIGEHNISNACASIAVAYKLGLSSEDVKKGLASFSGIKRRFTLVGVWNDVHVFDDYGHHPIEISSVLAAVRQICPRKIIAIHQPHRYSRLSTLFDQFSSCFGDADIVLISPVYSAGEKEIPGFSSPELVKNIKLQGHPQAYYMDSFDHLVSKILAIAEPGDFIIFFGAGNITQWAASLIGELELVTPQNVCMM, encoded by the coding sequence ATGCTAAATCCACAAGGGATGGGTCCGATACATTTTGTAGGGATAGGCGGAATAGGGATGAGTGGTATTGCAGAGGTTTTGCATAACACGGGTCATCAGGTACAAGGATCAGATGTTATTTTAGGTCCTAATGTACAAAGGCTTCATAAACAAGGGATTAAAGTTTCTATTGGTCACAAAGTAGAAAATATCGATAACGCTGAAATTCTAGTGCTTTCTACGGCAATTGATAAAGACAATGTTGAATGTATTGCGGCACGTGAGAGAAATATCCCTATAATATTTCGCTCTGAAATGCTTGCGGGACTTATGCGCTGTCGTAAATCTATCTCGGTGAGTGGAACGCATGGCAAAACGACAACAACTTCATTAATTGCGGCACTTTTGGAGCAAGGAAAATTTGATCCAACGGTGATTAACGGAGGAATTATTAATTCTTATGGAACTAATGCCCGTATAGGAACAAGTGAATGGATCGTTGTTGAAGCAGATGAGTCAGATGGAACATTTATAAGATTACCTTCTGATATTGTAGTTGTTACGAATATTGATCCAGAACACTTGGATTATTATGGTGATTTCAATGCTATCCGAGCTGCCTTTTACAAATTTATTGACAATATTCCTTTTTATGGTTTTGCAGTAGTGTGTATGGATCATCCAGAAGTTCGTTCGCTTATTGCACGTATCCAAAATCGTAAAATCATTACCTATGGTCGACATCCTCAAGCTGATATCCGTTATTCGAATATCAGAAAATATTCAGGTCGTTCGATTTTTGATGTTTCTGTGCAAGGTAATGTGACAAAAGATCTGACGGTAATAAAAGATCTTTCTTTACCATTGATAGGAGAACATAATATTTCTAATGCGTGTGCTTCTATCGCTGTCGCTTATAAATTGGGTTTGTCATCTGAAGATGTAAAAAAGGGATTAGCGTCGTTTTCCGGTATCAAAAGAAGATTTACTTTAGTTGGTGTGTGGAATGATGTTCATGTTTTTGATGATTATGGGCATCATCCTATCGAAATATCTTCTGTTTTGGCGGCAGTTCGTCAAATTTGCCCTCGCAAGATTATAGCTATTCATCAGCCACATCGTTATTCACGCCTTTCAACACTTTTCGATCAATTTTCCAGCTGTTTTGGAGACGCTGATATAGTGTTGATCTCACCTGTCTATTCGGCTGGAGAAAAAGAAATACCAGGATTTTCTTCTCCGGAATTGGTAAAAAACATTAAATTGCAAGGACATCCTCAGGCATATTATATGGATTCTTTTGATCATCTTGTTTCCAAGATATTAGCCATTGCAGAACCAGGTGATTTTATTATTTTCTTTGGGGCAGGGAATATCACTCAATGGGCGGCTTCCCTTATTGGAGAACTAGAACTGGTTACTCCACAAAACGTGTGCATGATGTGA
- the murG gene encoding undecaprenyldiphospho-muramoylpentapeptide beta-N-acetylglucosaminyltransferase — translation MSENNVILLVAGGTGGHVFPAVALSHELKNRGYAVYLITDRRARSFITDFPADSIYEIVSSQVRFSNPFVFWNSLVILWKAFIASLRLIKKLKPNVVVGFGGYHSISPLLAGMILRIPSMVHEQNVIMGKANRLLSWGVQIIARGLVSSQKKVLLRKIIVTGNPIRSSLIKMKDIPYQSSDLDQPFHLLVFGGSQGAKVFSDIVPKSIALIPEMQRKRLVIMQQVREDDKEKVQKQYDELGCKATLACFFKDIERYIVEANLLICRSGALTVSEIAVIGRPAILVPYPHSVDQDQLHNAYYLQEGGGAKVITENFLSPERLAEELCSAMKKPSCLVQMAKQVSMKGKPQAVLMLSDLVEKLAHVKVDLV, via the coding sequence ATGTCAGAAAACAATGTTATATTATTAGTAGCAGGGGGTACGGGAGGACATGTATTCCCCGCAGTGGCATTATCGCATGAATTAAAAAATCGAGGATATGCTGTCTATTTAATCACTGATCGTCGTGCAAGGTCTTTTATTACAGATTTTCCTGCTGATTCCATTTATGAGATTGTTTCTTCTCAGGTTCGATTTTCTAATCCCTTTGTTTTTTGGAATTCTTTAGTGATTTTATGGAAAGCATTTATCGCTTCTTTACGTTTGATAAAAAAATTAAAACCTAACGTCGTGGTAGGTTTTGGAGGTTATCATAGCATTTCTCCGCTATTAGCGGGAATGATATTACGGATACCCTCGATGGTTCATGAACAAAATGTTATAATGGGAAAAGCGAATCGTCTCTTATCTTGGGGAGTACAAATAATAGCAAGAGGATTAGTATCTTCTCAGAAAAAAGTATTATTACGCAAAATTATTGTAACAGGTAATCCTATACGCAGTTCCTTGATCAAAATGAAAGATATTCCGTATCAGTCTAGTGATTTAGATCAACCTTTTCATTTATTAGTATTTGGAGGAAGTCAAGGGGCAAAAGTTTTTTCCGATATTGTCCCTAAAAGCATTGCTCTTATACCAGAGATGCAGCGTAAACGATTAGTGATTATGCAACAAGTCCGTGAAGATGATAAAGAAAAAGTTCAAAAGCAATATGATGAATTAGGTTGTAAGGCTACTCTTGCTTGTTTTTTTAAAGATATTGAACGATATATTGTAGAAGCAAATTTGTTGATATGTCGATCAGGAGCTTTGACCGTTTCTGAGATAGCTGTTATAGGACGTCCAGCAATTCTTGTACCTTATCCTCATTCTGTTGATCAGGATCAGCTACACAATGCTTATTATTTACAAGAAGGAGGGGGAGCTAAAGTTATAACAGAAAATTTTCTTTCTCCTGAACGATTGGCTGAAGAGCTTTGTTCTGCTATGAAAAAACCAAGCTGTTTGGTTCAGATGGCTAAGCAAGTTTCTATGAAAGGAAAACCTCAGGCTGTTTTAATGTTATCAGATTTAGTTGAAAAACTAGCTCATGTAAAAGTAGATTTGGTTTAG
- a CDS encoding FtsW/RodA/SpoVE family cell cycle protein, whose translation MVKRAERGILAEWFWTVDWFSLIAFLFLLGLGLMLSFASSPSVAEKLGLENFYFVKRHALFLIPSVIIMISFSLFSPKNVKNTAFILLFLSLIAMFLTLFWGVEIKGAKRWLYIAGTSVQPSEFMKPSFIIVSAWFFAEQIRHPEIPGNIFSFILFGIVIALLIAQPDFGQSILVSLIWDCMFFITGISWLWIVVFAFLGLMSLFIAYQTMPHVAIRINHFMTGVGDSFQIDSSRDAIIHGGWFGKGPGEGVIKRVIPDSHTDFVFSVAAEEFGIIFCIFILCIFAFIVVRSFLYSLVESNDFIRMAIFGLALQIALQAFINIGVNLHLLPTKGMTMPAISYGGSSILGICITMGYLLALTCRRPEKRAYEEDFMHTSISHSSGS comes from the coding sequence ATGGTAAAACGAGCTGAAAGAGGGATACTGGCAGAATGGTTTTGGACTGTAGATTGGTTCTCCCTCATAGCATTTTTATTTTTATTAGGGTTGGGATTGATGTTGTCTTTTGCTTCATCCCCTTCTGTAGCAGAAAAATTAGGTCTAGAAAACTTTTATTTTGTTAAAAGACATGCTCTATTTCTTATCCCTTCCGTAATCATTATGATATCTTTTTCCCTTTTTTCTCCTAAAAATGTGAAAAATACAGCATTTATTTTACTTTTTCTCTCTTTAATAGCGATGTTTCTAACATTGTTTTGGGGAGTAGAAATTAAAGGAGCGAAACGTTGGTTGTATATTGCAGGAACATCGGTCCAACCTTCCGAATTTATGAAACCATCATTCATTATTGTCAGTGCTTGGTTTTTCGCCGAACAAATTCGCCATCCAGAAATACCAGGGAATATTTTTTCTTTTATATTGTTTGGAATCGTTATAGCGTTACTCATTGCACAACCTGATTTTGGACAAAGTATTTTGGTGTCATTAATATGGGATTGTATGTTTTTTATTACAGGTATTTCGTGGTTGTGGATTGTGGTATTTGCTTTTTTAGGATTGATGAGTTTATTCATTGCTTATCAGACAATGCCTCATGTTGCTATTCGCATTAACCATTTTATGACCGGAGTGGGGGATTCTTTCCAAATAGATAGTTCACGTGATGCAATCATCCATGGTGGGTGGTTTGGTAAAGGACCAGGAGAGGGAGTCATAAAGCGTGTTATTCCGGATAGTCATACGGATTTTGTTTTTTCTGTAGCTGCAGAGGAATTTGGTATTATATTTTGTATTTTTATTTTATGTATTTTTGCTTTTATAGTTGTGCGTTCTTTTCTTTATTCGCTAGTGGAGTCAAATGATTTTATTCGTATGGCTATATTTGGTCTGGCATTGCAGATAGCTTTACAAGCGTTTATTAATATTGGTGTTAATTTACATCTTCTCCCTACTAAAGGAATGACAATGCCTGCTATTTCATACGGGGGATCATCTATATTAGGGATATGTATTACAATGGGATACTTATTAGCATTAACGTGTCGTCGTCCTGAAAAACGCGCTTACGAAGAAGATTTTATGCATACTTCGATCTCACATAGTTCAGGATCATAA
- the murD gene encoding UDP-N-acetylmuramoyl-L-alanine--D-glutamate ligase, giving the protein MKLSSFRNHSIAVFGLGRSGLSAACALKDSGVHVIAWDDHPCAVKQAKDMGIEVIDFREIPWSIISFLVLSPGIALTGENAHWCVKLANQFNVEIIGDIELFVRERRFSSLQSPFIAVTGTNGKSSTVALISHVLRKNGYDVQLGGNIGLPILNLEYFSPNRFYVIECSSYQIELTPTIDPSIGVLLNISPDHLDRHHTLENYVNIKKKIVTMSKHAIICINDHQCEKIAYDMNFIGHSISRISSQSLQSDSDLYIDESFLKCSATSEVIFDFSQETKKHNIQNLVTSAVVCMQLGLKVEEIKRALLSCGGLTHRLQTIARLGHVIFINDSKATNLHSVIHAFLNEKRRIYWIAGGLSKSDDFSTLFPFISKIAKAYFIGNSAMLFFHHFGGKINSTLSKTLDQALKSVVRDVENVQLPSIVLFSPGCASFDQYNNFRERGFSFMSQVSEIPGIEMLVDIEEERKSLW; this is encoded by the coding sequence ATGAAATTAAGTAGCTTTCGCAATCATTCAATTGCTGTTTTTGGATTAGGACGTTCGGGATTGTCCGCTGCTTGTGCTTTGAAGGATTCAGGAGTACATGTCATTGCTTGGGATGACCATCCTTGCGCTGTAAAACAAGCAAAAGATATGGGAATAGAAGTTATTGATTTTCGAGAGATTCCATGGTCTATAATTTCTTTCTTGGTTTTGTCTCCTGGTATTGCTTTGACAGGAGAAAACGCTCATTGGTGTGTTAAATTAGCGAACCAATTTAATGTGGAAATCATTGGAGATATCGAATTATTCGTGCGAGAACGACGTTTTTCGTCGTTGCAGTCTCCTTTTATTGCGGTTACTGGTACCAACGGTAAATCTTCTACGGTTGCATTGATTTCACATGTTTTACGAAAAAATGGTTATGATGTACAATTAGGTGGTAATATTGGTCTTCCGATTTTGAATCTTGAATATTTTTCTCCTAATCGTTTTTATGTGATTGAATGCTCTTCTTACCAAATAGAATTGACACCGACCATTGATCCTTCCATAGGAGTTCTTTTAAATATTTCTCCCGATCATCTTGATCGTCACCATACTTTGGAGAATTATGTCAATATCAAAAAAAAAATTGTAACCATGAGCAAACATGCGATTATTTGTATCAATGATCATCAATGTGAGAAAATTGCATATGACATGAATTTTATTGGGCATTCTATATCTCGGATATCATCTCAATCGCTGCAATCAGATTCCGATTTATATATTGATGAATCTTTCTTAAAATGTTCTGCCACATCAGAAGTAATATTTGATTTCTCGCAAGAAACAAAGAAACATAATATTCAGAATTTAGTGACCTCTGCTGTTGTTTGTATGCAATTAGGTTTAAAAGTTGAGGAGATCAAGAGAGCATTGTTGTCATGTGGTGGTTTGACACATCGTTTGCAAACAATAGCACGATTAGGGCATGTTATTTTCATCAATGATTCCAAGGCAACAAATCTTCACTCTGTGATTCATGCATTCTTGAATGAAAAACGCCGGATTTATTGGATTGCTGGTGGTTTGTCTAAATCTGATGATTTTTCTACTCTTTTTCCTTTTATATCAAAGATAGCAAAAGCTTATTTTATAGGGAACTCTGCTATGCTCTTTTTTCATCATTTCGGAGGAAAGATCAACAGTACTCTTTCTAAAACCCTTGACCAAGCACTTAAAAGTGTTGTTCGTGACGTAGAAAATGTACAATTGCCATCGATTGTATTATTTTCTCCAGGATGTGCAAGTTTTGACCAATATAATAATTTTCGAGAAAGAGGTTTCTCCTTTATGTCGCAGGTCTCAGAGATACCGGGCATAGAAATGCTCGTTGACATAGAAGAAGAAAGGAAATCTCTATGGTAA